The Oxobacter pfennigii genome includes the window ATAGATTTTATAAACCTTTTAATTAAGAATGCGGAAAAGAGAATAGCCTTATCTATATGGGAAGAAGAGATAAACGATTTATCCGGTGCTATCGATGCTGCAATTAAAAGAGGGATTATGTTAAGGGGAATATATTTCGGAAAAACCAAAAGGTATAAAGACCTTGCAACCCATAGGAGACTTGAAAGATATTTGGATGAGAAAAAAGAGCGGTACATGACGGTTATAATAGATGAGAATCACGTTGTTTCAGGAATAATATCCAGAGGTGAAAACAGCCAGGTTACGTGGACTCAGGATGCAGGCTTCATTGGCCTAAGCGACGATTTTATTGCCCATGATATAGAGGTAAATGTATATTCCGACAGCCTGGATAAGGATAAGCAAAAAGAATACGAAGCCTTTTTGGACAATATAAGGAAGGACTATTATTCTTTTTCCGATGAAGAATTTAAAAAGTTCAAATAGTAGGCAAACAAACTTAAGGAACAAAAGACATACAGGCTTCATATTATATCTTGATAGCCTGTATTTTTCATTGAAAAAGTTATCGGGGTGGGAATTTATGAGTCATAGAAGGAGCAGAATGATAAAAACCATTTCTCCTTCGGAGGTCAAAAGAAGGCTTTCTTTTGATAAAGATATAACACTTGTAGATGTGAGGACTCCTCCTGAATATGTTGAAGGACATATACCGGGCAGTATATTGCTGCCCTTAGAAATGCTGGAGACGTTTGCCGAAGAAAAAATGCCTAATAAAAATGCAATCATAGTTGTTTACTGTGAACTGGGAAGGAAAAGCGCCGCAGCGGCATTTATGCTTCATAACTTAGGGTATAGAAATATATACAATATGGGAGGAATAATAGGCTGGCCTTATGAGACTGAAACGGGAATGTGAAGAGGGGATAAGAAAGCGCATGCTTTAAAAATAAAACATGCGCTTTTAATAATTTGTATAAACAGCCGGCTGGAATTAGACTCGATACGGCTTGCTATTGATTGACAATAATTATATAATGATACTAATACAAACGTCCGAATTAATGTAAAATTAAATAGTCGGAAGGGGTAAAAAATATGCATAAGTTTATAGATATGATTCTGTTTTTTTCTATTTACTCCTTTATGGGGTGGGCAATGGAGTCAATATTTGCAGTCATTAAAGAGAGGAAGTTTATAAACAGGGGCTTTTTAACAGGTTTTTTTTGTCCCATTTATGGGTTTGGAGCTGTTATAATTATCCAGTCCTCAAAATGGGTTTTTAGTATTTTCGGAAACCATTATGCCGGGCCTATGGTTAATATATTGCTTGCCGTGATTTTAGTTACTGTACTGGAATATATTACAGGGTTTCTTTTAGAAAGAATTTTTAACTGCAAATGGTGGGATTACAGCAGTGATGCCTTAAATTTTCATGGATACATCTGCCTCAAATATTCGCTTCTGTGGGGCTTGTTATCCTTTTTGCTTATGCAGGTTGTGCACCCTGTAATTTTAAGGACGGTTTCTTTAATACCGGCAAATGTAAAAAGCCATCTTGCCATATTTCTGCTTTTGTATTTTATGGCAGATACAGTTAAGTCCGTTGGGGACGCTCTGGATTTAAGGAACGTTATTTTAAATTACTCTAATATTTCCGTCAATGGCTATTATAAAAAAATTATTCGGTATAAGAGGCTTTTTCTTGCATTTCCCCGGTTGTTAATTTTAAATGCCGGCATTATAAACCTTGATATAAGGAGCATACTTAATGATAGAATGGATAAGCTCAAAGTTAAACTTAAAAGCAAATTTCTCCTTTAAAAGTGAACATAAAGAATGTATTCGCGACATCGTTCAACATGAGATGGTGGGAATGATGAAAAATTTTATACAGCATGGAGAGACAAACTGCCTTGAGCATAGTTTTTATGTATCCTATATCAGTTATCTGGTGTGTAAAAATATAGGGCTTGATTACCGCTCAGCCGCCAGAGGCGGATTGCTTCATGATTTTTTCCTCTATGACTGGCACGAAGAAAAACCTTATAGAGGGCTTCATGGACTTATTCATCCTAATATTGCATTGCAAAATGCAAACAAGTACTTCGATTTAAACGATAGGGAAAAGGATATCATACTGAAACATATGTGGCCTTTGACCATAAGACTGCCTAAGTACAAGGAGACCTTCGTCGTGCTGATGGCGGATAAATACTGTGCTTTCATGGAAACAATCAGCCTTAGCCGCTGTAAATATGTATATGAGCTAAGAAAGGAATTTTAATAGTCTATAAAGAAATATAGTAATTTACATGATTGGAAAAGTTTGACCATGCATATATTTTTAGTTATAATGCAATTGGACAGTTGTCCGAATTATATTGGAGGAATGTATTATGGTCAATGAACCAGAAAAGGTGAATCAAGCTCAAAAAATAATCAGCGCTGCTTTTAAATGCATATCCGTAAAAGGATATGCAAATGTTTCGCTAAGAGATATTGCAGATGAAGCGGGCGTGGTATTAAGCCAATTGAACTATTATTATAAAAATAAAGAAGGATTGTTTACGGAAATAATAAAAAGAATGGCCCAACAGTATTTGAGCGAAGTTGAAGAAATTTTGAAAAAGGGACAATCGGAAAAGGAAAGGATATCCAGCCTCATTGAATATTTTCAAAGATTGCTGAGAAAAAATCCCGAGCTTTTTAAGCTTCTTTTTGATTTAACCAGCATGGCTCTATGGTCGGCATCTTTAAAAGAACTTTTAAATGACTTTTTTAATAAAGTAGCTAATTTAATAGAGAAATATATTATCAGCGAGTTTTCCGTTAAAGAAAAATTCAAATACAGCTCTCCTGTGACACTATCCCGAATGATGCTGGGTGCTCTGTTCGGTACTTCCATACAAGTGATGCTGGCTGATGAAAAAGAGGATATGATTTATTCCTTATCAACAATGAAGGTACTCTTCGAATAAAAAGAATGTTGTTATTATGGCAATATGCACCATGCAGCATATTATATAGTATGATTTTTAAATTTAATGGAGGTAATGAATGTATCCTTATTTTAACGCCGGATATTACGGTCAATGCCCTGTTCTTTACAGGAATTTTGCATATCCATATGGTGCATATTATCGGAGCCTGCAAACAGGCAGAGAGCAGACTTTGGCCTTATGGGAAGAGTATCATGCAAAAATGAGAGCCTCAGAGGATTCAGACATTGAAGAAAAGAAGGGGAAAGATATTACAAGCGGATTAGGAAATGCAGGGCATTTTCTCCCTGCAGCTCTGAAAGCACATTTTATGAGAACAGCAGCCGAAGCGCCAGGATATGAGGAAAAACTTCAGCGATTAAATGCAAAAGATCCCAGAATTTTAGAAGAGCTTATGGACTTAGGAATGTCAGAGGAAGGTTCAAAAGCCTTTATACTTAAAATAATTAAAATTGCAAATAAGGAATAAAAATTTTTAAATTATTTAAAGCGCATGTACACCATGTGCTTTTTTGTATCCAGTAGCAACAGTGAATAATACAGCAGATGTATTGACAGTTATTGCATGCTATGATAAATTAAATAATTAGATATCTAAATAATTTGAGTGTGAAACTTTATATAAATTTAAATTATGAGGAGGTGAAGTATGAATACCTTTAAGGATGATACATTAGGTTCCATATTTTTTCAGGTCATGAGGCTTCATCACATAAGGAGCCACA containing:
- a CDS encoding TrmB family transcriptional regulator, translating into MDEEILIVEDMKKLGLSEYEARAYLKLLEQHPVNGYILSKNSGIPRSRIYEILDNLKNKQIVFEQIEGETTLYYPLDPKLLINKLRSNYEDILDNLDEYTKRVYTEGQLTGKMVIIKGRNKIIDFINLLIKNAEKRIALSIWEEEINDLSGAIDAAIKRGIMLRGIYFGKTKRYKDLATHRRLERYLDEKKERYMTVIIDENHVVSGIISRGENSQVTWTQDAGFIGLSDDFIAHDIEVNVYSDSLDKDKQKEYEAFLDNIRKDYYSFSDEEFKKFK
- a CDS encoding rhodanese-like domain-containing protein; protein product: MSHRRSRMIKTISPSEVKRRLSFDKDITLVDVRTPPEYVEGHIPGSILLPLEMLETFAEEKMPNKNAIIVVYCELGRKSAAAAFMLHNLGYRNIYNMGGIIGWPYETETGM
- a CDS encoding putative ABC transporter permease; this encodes MHKFIDMILFFSIYSFMGWAMESIFAVIKERKFINRGFLTGFFCPIYGFGAVIIIQSSKWVFSIFGNHYAGPMVNILLAVILVTVLEYITGFLLERIFNCKWWDYSSDALNFHGYICLKYSLLWGLLSFLLMQVVHPVILRTVSLIPANVKSHLAIFLLLYFMADTVKSVGDALDLRNVILNYSNISVNGYYKKIIRYKRLFLAFPRLLILNAGIINLDIRSILNDRMDKLKVKLKSKFLL
- a CDS encoding TetR/AcrR family transcriptional regulator, encoding MVNEPEKVNQAQKIISAAFKCISVKGYANVSLRDIADEAGVVLSQLNYYYKNKEGLFTEIIKRMAQQYLSEVEEILKKGQSEKERISSLIEYFQRLLRKNPELFKLLFDLTSMALWSASLKELLNDFFNKVANLIEKYIISEFSVKEKFKYSSPVTLSRMMLGALFGTSIQVMLADEKEDMIYSLSTMKVLFE